The Phormidium yuhuli AB48 DNA window ACAGCCGGCAACAATCACCTCGGGGGGGATGACTTCGACAGTGAAATCGTCTCCTGGCTAGTCAACAACTTCCGCGATGCCGAGGGGATCGACCTCTCCACCGATAAAATGGCCATGCAGCGACTACGGGAAGCCGCTGAAAAAGCCAAAATTGAACTGTCATCCCTCACCGATAGCCATATCAACCTACCGTTCATCACCGCCGATGAAACCGGCCCCAAACACATTGATGTGCGCCTAAGCCGCAGTGAATTTGAGGACCTGGTTAAGCCCCTCATCGACAGCACAATTGAGCCAGTTAGTCAAGCCCTCGAAGACGCAAACATGACCACCGAGGAAATTGACCGTCTCATTCTCATTGGTGGCTCAACCCGAACCCCAGCCGTGCAGCGAGCTATCAGCGACTTCTTCGCCGGGAAGCAACCCGATTACTCCGTCAACCCCGACGAAGCCGTCGCCACCGGGGCAGCCATTCAAGCTGGGGTATTAGGAGGAGAAGTGCAAGATGTCCTCCTCCTCGACGTCACCCCCTTATCCTTGGGAATTGAAACCCTAGGGGAAGTGTTTACAAAAATTATCGAACGAAACACCACACTCCCCACCAGCAAATCCCAGATGTTCTCAACGGCCACCGATGGCCAGACCTCAGTAGAAGTCCATGCCCTACAAGGGGAACGGGCCATGGCACGAGACAATAAAAGCCTGGGCAAATTCATTCTCATGGGGATTCCCCCAGCCCCCCGGGGTATCCCACAAATCGAGGTAAGCTTCGAAATTGATGCCAATGGCATTCTCAACATCTCCGCCCGAGACAAGGGAACCGGCCGCGCCCAAAGCATCCAAATCACCAATACCGGGGGTCTCAGTAGCGAAGAAATCGAACAGATGCGCCTCGACGCCGAACAGTTCGCCGATCAAGACGAATGGCAACGAAACCTAGCCGAATTGCGGAATCAGGCCGATGCCCTGTTCTATAACTACGAAGATACCCTCAAGCATAACGCCGACTTAATCAGCGATCGCCTAAAACTAGAAGTCACAGAAAAGGCTCATCGACTGCAAGACGTCCTCGACGAGGCGAAACCCAACATCGAGGACATTCGCCAGCGGTTACATCAGTTCCAACAAACCCTATTTGCCATTGGTTCTGCCGTCTATCAAGGTGACAGCGGCCCGGTGGACGAGTCGCCTGACGCCATCAGTCCTCCCCCAGAGGAGGTCTCGGATACTAACAGTCACCAGCCCGCCCCAGACCCCTCAAACCGTTCCCCCAGACCAACCTCCGCCGGTCCTCAAGACTCACTCGATCTCGAAGACTTAGGACATGAGGACGACGGCGACCTAGATATTGACTTAGCCCGGGAACTCGAAGACTTAGAAGCCTTGTTATCCCAGGCCTCTCCCCCGGCCGAGTCCCCCGCGCCATCCCCGGCTCCGAACCAGGCTCCTCCCGCCTCTCAAACTCGTCAGCGGAAACCCCCGGCGACTTCTCCCAGGGGGAAATCTTCCCCCCCAGCTCCCCCCTCTCAGACAACTCCAACACCCAACTCGGCCAATCCAACCCAGGGAGATAATCCCTTTGATATTTCTCCCGCGCCGGCAGAACCGGTCGATGAGGGGGACCCAGATAATCCCTTTTTCTAACGGTTCCCTCTCCGGTGCTGTCCATCAGGCCAACCCCTGGCCCTTAAGATGAAACCGTTACTGTTCTCTCCTGTCCAACTCTTAGCAACAAGCGCGTTATGGCTGCCGACTACTATGACCTTCTCGGTGTTTCTCGCACCGCAGATAAAGACGAAATTAAACGAGCCTTCCGACGGCTGGCCCGGAAATATCACCCCGACGTCAACAAAGAAGAGGGGGCAGAGGAGCGGTTTAAGGAAATTAACCGCGCCTATGAAGTCCTATCAGATCCCGAAAAACGGGGTCGTTACGATCGCTTCGGTGAGGCAGGAGTCGGCTCTGGAGTCCCCGGCGCTGGCTTCTCGGACTTCTCCGATATCCCCGGCGGCTTTGCCGATATTTTTGAAACCTTTTTTGGGGGCTTCAACAATACCGGCCAAACCCGCCGCCGCAGCGGTCCGGCTCGGGGCGATGACCTACGCCTAGATCTGAAACTCGATTTCCGTGAAGCGGTCTTTGGCGGGGAAAAGGAAATCCGCATTAGTCACCTAGAAACCTGTGGCACCTGTGGCGGAACCGGGGCTAAACCGGGAACCCGTCCTAAAACCTGTGGCACCTGTAACGGCTCAGGACAAGTCCGTCGTGCCACCCGCACCCCCTTTGGCAGCTTTACACAGGTTTCCGTCTGTCCCACCTGTAACGGCACAGGACAGGTGATTGAAGACCAATGTTCAACCTGTTCCGGGAAGGGACAACTACAAGTTGCCAAAAAGCTCAAGATTACCATTCCCGCTGGGGTCGATAACGGCACCCGGCTGCGAGTGCAGTCAGAAGGAGATGCCGGGAAACGGAATGGCCCCCCGGGAGATTTATATGTCTACCTGTTTGTCAATGATGACAGCGAGTTTAAACGGGATGGCATCAATATCCTCTCAGACATCAATATTAGTTATTTACAAGCCATTCTAGGCTGTAAAATTCCAGTCAACACCGTTGATGGGGAAGTGGAAGTGACCATCCCCGCTGGAACGCAACCGGGCCGAGTCATTACCCTAGAAGAGCGAGGAGTCCCGCGCCTGGGCAATCCCGTCAGCCGTGGTGACCATTTATTAACGATTCATGTAGATATTCCCACCAAAGTCAATGCTGAGGAACGGGAACTCTTGGAAAAATTGGCAAACATTCGCGGTGAACGAGCCGGAAAAGGTGGCGTGGAAGGCTTTTTGGGAGGGTTATTTAAGTGAGTCAACCGATTCATTCCTCTGAGAACGGAACAGGGAATGCAGCTGGGGTGGATGTTCAGTTGGATTTACGGGGAACTCCCTGTCCCCTGAATTTTGTACGGACGAAGTTGCAACTACAACGGATGCAAGCGGGACAAGTGTTAGAGGTTTGGCTCGATGAGGGAGAACCCATTGAACAAGTCCCGGACAGCCTGACCATGGCCGGATATGGGATTGAGGAAATCCGAGACTGTCAGGGCTATTTTGCCTTGCAGGTACGCTGTCCGCAGTCATGAGCGATCGCCCTTTGATGGAGTCCGAAGTCTGGTATCCCCAAGGAACGGTGTTAGCAGTTCAAGCGAACTTCTATCACGTCCAATTGGATAGCAATCCCCCACCTCCCACCCCCAGCCTCCTCTGTACCCGTCGCACTCGCCTAAAAAAAGTGGGTCAGCAGGTGATGGTGGGCGATCGCGTGGTGGTGGAGGAACCCGACTGGGAGGGAAATCGTGGTGCCATTGGTGAGGTGTTGCCCCGGCGTACAGAACTTGATCGCCCTCCAGTTGCCAATGCCGATCGCATCTTGTTACTATTCACCCTCGACGAACCCAGCCTCGATCCCTGGCAACTGAGTCGCTTTCTCGTCAAAGCTGAGTCCACCCAGTTGAGCGTTGAACTCTGTCTCAATAAATGTGATTTAGTCAATGAGCAGGAGCAAGAGGCTTGGCGATCGCGACTGCGCCAATGGGGCTATGAGCCGCTACTGATGAGCGTCAAAACGGGATCGGGACTGGAGGCCTTGGAGCAGCGGCTAGAACGGGGGATCACCATCTTAGCGGGACCTTCTGGGGTGGGAAAATCCAGTACCATCAACCGTCTGATTCCCCAAGCCAACTTACGGGTGGCCCAGGTTTCCGGCAAACTGGGACGAGGACGACATACAACCCGCCATGTGGAGTTGTTTGAGTTAGAACAAGGGGGACTGTTAGCCGATACTCCCGGATTCAATCAACCACAACTGACCACCACGGCCCAAAACCTAGGAGACTGTTTTCCGGAAATTCGCCAACGACGGGACGGGAATGGCTGTCATTTCAGTGACTGTCGCCATCGTGACGAACCCGGTTGTCAGATCCGGGGGGATTGGGAACGCTATGAGCATTATCTGACCTTCTTAGAGGAGGCGATCGCCCAAGATACCGCTCAACAGCATAGTGGTGAGGAAGAATCTAGCTTTAAACGCAAGGCTCAAGCCGGTGGAG harbors:
- the dnaK gene encoding molecular chaperone DnaK — translated: MGKVIGIDLGTTNSCVAVLEGGKPVVIPNSEGGRTTPSMVGFTKSGDRLIGQLAKRQAVTNAENTIYSIKRFIGRRWEDTEMERSRVPYNCITGRDNTVDVKIRDRNHTPQEISATILQKLKQDAESYLGEPVYQAVITVPAYFTDGQRQATKDAGTIAGLEVLRIINEPTAAALAYGLDRHDEELTILVFDLGGGTFDVSILQLGDGIFEVKATAGNNHLGGDDFDSEIVSWLVNNFRDAEGIDLSTDKMAMQRLREAAEKAKIELSSLTDSHINLPFITADETGPKHIDVRLSRSEFEDLVKPLIDSTIEPVSQALEDANMTTEEIDRLILIGGSTRTPAVQRAISDFFAGKQPDYSVNPDEAVATGAAIQAGVLGGEVQDVLLLDVTPLSLGIETLGEVFTKIIERNTTLPTSKSQMFSTATDGQTSVEVHALQGERAMARDNKSLGKFILMGIPPAPRGIPQIEVSFEIDANGILNISARDKGTGRAQSIQITNTGGLSSEEIEQMRLDAEQFADQDEWQRNLAELRNQADALFYNYEDTLKHNADLISDRLKLEVTEKAHRLQDVLDEAKPNIEDIRQRLHQFQQTLFAIGSAVYQGDSGPVDESPDAISPPPEEVSDTNSHQPAPDPSNRSPRPTSAGPQDSLDLEDLGHEDDGDLDIDLARELEDLEALLSQASPPAESPAPSPAPNQAPPASQTRQRKPPATSPRGKSSPPAPPSQTTPTPNSANPTQGDNPFDISPAPAEPVDEGDPDNPFF
- the dnaJ gene encoding molecular chaperone DnaJ, with the protein product MAADYYDLLGVSRTADKDEIKRAFRRLARKYHPDVNKEEGAEERFKEINRAYEVLSDPEKRGRYDRFGEAGVGSGVPGAGFSDFSDIPGGFADIFETFFGGFNNTGQTRRRSGPARGDDLRLDLKLDFREAVFGGEKEIRISHLETCGTCGGTGAKPGTRPKTCGTCNGSGQVRRATRTPFGSFTQVSVCPTCNGTGQVIEDQCSTCSGKGQLQVAKKLKITIPAGVDNGTRLRVQSEGDAGKRNGPPGDLYVYLFVNDDSEFKRDGINILSDINISYLQAILGCKIPVNTVDGEVEVTIPAGTQPGRVITLEERGVPRLGNPVSRGDHLLTIHVDIPTKVNAEERELLEKLANIRGERAGKGGVEGFLGGLFK
- a CDS encoding sulfurtransferase TusA family protein; translated protein: MSQPIHSSENGTGNAAGVDVQLDLRGTPCPLNFVRTKLQLQRMQAGQVLEVWLDEGEPIEQVPDSLTMAGYGIEEIRDCQGYFALQVRCPQS
- the rsgA gene encoding small ribosomal subunit biogenesis GTPase RsgA, with amino-acid sequence MSDRPLMESEVWYPQGTVLAVQANFYHVQLDSNPPPPTPSLLCTRRTRLKKVGQQVMVGDRVVVEEPDWEGNRGAIGEVLPRRTELDRPPVANADRILLLFTLDEPSLDPWQLSRFLVKAESTQLSVELCLNKCDLVNEQEQEAWRSRLRQWGYEPLLMSVKTGSGLEALEQRLERGITILAGPSGVGKSSTINRLIPQANLRVAQVSGKLGRGRHTTRHVELFELEQGGLLADTPGFNQPQLTTTAQNLGDCFPEIRQRRDGNGCHFSDCRHRDEPGCQIRGDWERYEHYLTFLEEAIAQDTAQQHSGEEESSFKRKAQAGGERRYEPKLASKKYRRQSRRRQHQTLQELCEELDEHNEP